CACTTGGTGACCATGTTGCGCGCAATCTCGGTGGCGCGCTCGATGTCGTTGGACGCGCCGGTGGTCACGCGATCCGGGCCGAAGATCAGCTCCTCGGCGATGCGGCCGCCGAACAGCGAGCAGATCTGGCTGTTCAGCCGCTGTTTGCTGTAGCTGTAACGGTCGTCTTCCGGCAGGAACATGGTCACGCCCAGCGCGCGGCCGCGCGGGATGATGGTGACCTTGTAGACCGGATCGTGCTCGGGCACCGACAGGCCGACGATGGCGTGGCCGGACTCGTGGTAGGCGGTGAGGCGCTTTTCCTCCTCGCTCATCACCATCGAGCGCCGCTCGGCGCCCATCATGATCTTGTCCTTGGCCTTCTCGAAGTCGTTCTGGTCCACCAGGCGCTTGTTGGCGCGGGCGGCGAACAGCGCCGCCTCGTTGACCAGGTTGGCCAGGTCGGCACCGGAAAAGCCCGGCGTGGCGCGCGCGATCACGCTCGGCTTGACGTTGTCCGCCACCGGCACGCTCTTCATGTGTACCTTGAGGATCTGCTCGCGGCCGCGCACATCGGGCAGCGGCACCACCACCTGACGGTCGAAGCGGCCGGGCCGCAGCAGTGCGGGGTCCAGTACATCCGGACGGTTGGTGGCGGCGATGACGATCACGCCCTCGTTGCCTTCGAAGCCGTCCATCTCGACCAGCAGCTGGTTCAGGGTCTGCTCGCGCTCGTCGTGCCCGCCGCCGAGGCCCGCGCCACGGTGCCGGCCGACGGCATCGATCTCGTCGATGAAGATGATGCAGGGCGCGTGTTTCTTGGCCTGTTCGAACATGTCGCGCACGCGGCTGGCGCCGACGCCGACGAACATCTCGACGAAGTCGGAACCGGAAATGGAGAAGAACGGCACACCCGCCTCGCCGGCGATGGCCCGCGCCAGCAGGGTTTTACCGGTGCCCGGCGGGCCCACCATGAGCACACCGCGCGGAATCTTGCCGCCCAGGCGCTGGAACTTGGCGGGGTCCTTGAGGAACTCCACCAGCTCCGCCACCTCCTGCTTGGCCTCCTCCACGCCGGCCACGTCGGCGAAGGTGACCTTGACCTGGTCCGGCGAGAGCATGCGTGCGCGCGAGCGGCCGAAGGACATCGCGCCGCGGCCGCCGGCGCCGCCCTGCATCTGGCGCATGAAATACATCCACACG
The nucleotide sequence above comes from Nevskiales bacterium. Encoded proteins:
- the ftsH gene encoding ATP-dependent zinc metalloprotease FtsH — its product is MNELAKNLLLWAVIALVLMSVFSGFSPTGSSAQPMAYSEFLKQVEQGAVKSVLIDGNRIQGETSAGGKFTTYSPETDNKAMIGTLIEHNVTIHSKPPESQSLLKQIFIAWFPFLLIIGVWMYFMRQMQGGAGGRGAMSFGRSRARMLSPDQVKVTFADVAGVEEAKQEVAELVEFLKDPAKFQRLGGKIPRGVLMVGPPGTGKTLLARAIAGEAGVPFFSISGSDFVEMFVGVGASRVRDMFEQAKKHAPCIIFIDEIDAVGRHRGAGLGGGHDEREQTLNQLLVEMDGFEGNEGVIVIAATNRPDVLDPALLRPGRFDRQVVVPLPDVRGREQILKVHMKSVPVADNVKPSVIARATPGFSGADLANLVNEAALFAARANKRLVDQNDFEKAKDKIMMGAERRSMVMSEEEKRLTAYHESGHAIVGLSVPEHDPVYKVTIIPRGRALGVTMFLPEDDRYSYSKQRLNSQICSLFGGRIAEELIFGPDRVTTGASNDIERATEIARNMVTKWGLSDKLGPLAYSENEGEVFLGRSVTQHKNVSDETALAIDKEIRNIIDANYQRARQILQDNMDKLHLMADALMKYETIDAQQIAEIMQGREPGPPEGWSDTDANPGSGSTPATARPKAAPGGGTAKPAGQH